A section of the Humulus lupulus chromosome 2, drHumLupu1.1, whole genome shotgun sequence genome encodes:
- the LOC133818146 gene encoding protein KINESIN LIGHT CHAIN-RELATED 2, giving the protein MPGLVMGAFNGENLAYDTDTNEDYTTQKESYAHEVSPRSPLSPQSPQSDSMDLAMDGVIDTSIEQLYNNVCEMQSSVDQSPSRGSFLSYGEESRIDSELRHLVGDIDDEVTKEVVVEKNEEGNGVDSPKGKDIQSPAKKSTKKGKNRLATPNKLNVLRVDSGTSAKSSPKSKSSQGRPPLDKKYEKSPRKPTVASPLNKQRISALRRAKVQNEVDDLQVDELDNPELGPFLLKQAKDMISSGENSKKALEVALQALKSFEKYSNEKPTLDQVMCLHVLAAIYCNLGQYDEAIPVLERSIDIPVLEDGQDHALAKFAGCMQLGDTYAMMGQIENSILFYTAGLEIQRQVLGEKDPRLGETCRYVAEAQVQALQLDEAEKLCQMALDIHRENGSPSSLEEAADRRLMGLICDSKGDYEAALEHYVLASMAMASNGQEIDVALIDRSIGDAYLSLSRYDEAAFAYQKALTVFKSSKGDNHPTVASVFVRLADLYNKIGKFRESKSHCENALKIYTKPNHGIPSEEIASGLIDVSAIYQSMNELEQAVKLLKKALKMFGDAPGQQSTIAGIEAQMGVMFYMMGNYSDSYSTFKSSVSKFRASAETKSALFGIALNQMGLACVQRYSINEAAELFEESRNILEKEYGPFHPETLGVYSNLAGTYDAMGRLNDAIELLEYVVGMREEKLGTANPDVDDEKRRLAELLKEAGRSRNRKVRSLETLLDTKRQVVKDDSIEVM; this is encoded by the exons GTCCTCAAAGTGACTCCATGGATTTGGCCATGGATGGAGTTATTGACACCTCAATTGAGCAGCTGTATAACAATGTTTGTGAGATGCAGAGCTCTGTTGATCAATCTCCATCAAGGGGTAGTTTTCTATCGTATGGCGAGGAATCAAGAATCGATTCAGAATTACGCCATCTTGTTGGAGATATTGATGATGAGGTAACTAAAGAGGTTGTGGTGGAAAAGAATGAGGAGGGTAATGGTGTTGACTCACCTAAAGGTAAAGATATTCAATCTCCTGCTAAAAAGTCAACAAAAAAGGGCAAGAATCGATTGGCAACTCCTAATAAGCTTAATGTGTTGAGAGTGGATTCTGGGACATCAGCTAAATCTAGCCCCAAGAGCAAATCTTCTCAGGGTAGACCTCCATTAGATAAGAAGTATGAGAAAAGCCCAAGGAAACCTACTGTGGCTTCGCCATTGAACAAGCAAAGAATTTCAGCTTTACGCAGGGCAAAGGTTCAGAATGAAGTGGACGATCTTCAAGTGGATGAATTGGATAACCCAGAACTCGGTCCATTTCTGCTTAAACAAGCTAAAGATATGATCTCTTCTGGTGAAAATTCTAAGAAGGCTCTTGAGGTGGCTCTTCAGGCATTGAAATCATTTGAGAAGTATTCAAATGAGAAACCAACTTTGGACCAGGTAATGTGTTTACACGTTTTGGCTGCAATATACTGCAACTTAGGCCAATATGATGAGGCAATTCCAGTTCTTGAACGCTCTATTGATATTCCGGTTCTTGAAGACGGGCAAGACCATGCCTTGGCCAAGTTTGCAGGGTGTATGCAATTAGGTGACACTTATGCAATGATGGGTCAAATTGAGAATTCAATACTGTTTTACACAGCAGGTTTGGAAATCCAAAGGCAAGTCTTGGGAGAAAAAGATCCCAGACTTGGTGAGACTTGTAGATATGTAGCTGAGGCCCAAGTCCAAGCATTGCAATTGGATGAGGCTGAGAAGCTGTGTCAGATGGCTCTTGACATCCACAGGGAAAATGGTTCTCCTTCTTCCCTTGAAGAAGCTGCAGATAGGAGACTAATGGGACTCATCTGCGACTCAAAGGGAGACTATGAAGCTGCTCTTGAACATTATGTATTAGCAAGCATGGCCATGGCTTCCAATGGCCAGGAAATTGATGTAGCATTAATTGATCGCAGCATTGGAGATGCGTATCTGTCCTTGTCTCGCTATGATGAGGCAGCTTTTGCTTATCAGAAAGCTCTCACTGTGTTCAAGTCGTCTAAAGGAGATAACCATCCAACAGTGGCTTCTGTCTTTGTTCGTCTAGCTGATTTGTACAACAAGATAGGAAAGTTCAGGGAATCTAAATCACACTGCGAAAATGCTCTCAAGATTTACACAAAGCCAAATCATGGCATCCCTTCAGAAGAGATTGCCAGTGGCTTAATCGATGTATCTGCTATCTACCAGTCAATGAATGAGTTAGAGCAGGCTGTCAAGTTACTCAAGAAGGCTTTGAAAATGTTTGGTGATGCTCCAGGCCAACAAAGCACGATAGCAGGAATAGAAGCTCAAATGGGAGTCATGTTTTACATGATGGGGAATTACTCAGATTCTTATAGCACCTTCAAAAGTTCTGTATCAAAGTTCCGGGCCAGCGCAGAGACGAAATCTGCATTGTTTGGAATAGCACTGAACCAAATGGGCCTTGCCTGTGTCCAGCGTTACTCCATAAATGAGGCTGCGGAGCTGTTTGAAGAGTCAAGAAATATCTTGGAAAAGGAATATGGCCCATTTCACCCTGAAACATTAGGAGTCTACAGCAATTTGGCTGGCACCTATGATGCAATGGGCAG GCTGAATGATGCTATTGAATTGTTAGAATATGTTGTTGGAATGAGAGAGGAGAAGCTTGGAACAGCGAATCCAGATGTGGACGACGAGAAGCGAAGACTAGCCGAGTTGTTGAAAGAAGCAGGCAGGTCTAGAAACAGGAAAGTTAGATCTCTGGAAACTCTGCTTGATACCAAAAGACAAGTTGTTAAAGATGACAGTATTGAGGTAATGTAA